A stretch of DNA from Sphingomonas ginsenosidivorax:
ATAGCTGGAGCGTGCGATAGTCCTCGATCACCTCGCGGCCGTCGGTCAATGGCCGGAGCGCGACGTCGGGCTCTATGCCTTCGGCGCTGATACCGTCGGCGATCCGGTCGGCGGCTGCGAACAATGGCAGCGGCGCCTCGCCGAGCCCCCTCACTTTCCACAATCCCTGCCGACGATCCGCGCCGAACGCATGGTAGGCGTCGGCATCGGCGAGCTTCTCTACAGCAGCACGCTGCACGCCCGAGCGCCGCCACACGTCCTCGACCGACTCGAACGCGGCCGTACTGCGTGCGCCGACGATCGCGGCGCCATCCGCGTTGGACAGCCCACGCACCTGCCGCAGCCCGAGCCGAACGGCGAGGTAGCGCCCGCCGGTCGGCTCCAGCGTGCAGCCCCAGCGGCTGGCGTTGATGCACGGCGGCCGCACCTCGACGCCGTGCTCGCGGGCGTCACGGACGATCTGCGCGGGCGCGTAGAAGCCCATGGGATAGGCGTTCATCAGCGCCGCGCAGAACACGTCGGGATGATGATGCTTCATCCAGCTCGACGCATAGGCGATCTTGGCGAAGCTCGCCGCGTGGCTCTCGGGAAAGCCATAGCTGCCGAAGCCCTCCAACTGGCGGAAAGTGCGCTCGGCGAACTCACGCGGGTAGCCACGCGCCACCATGCCTTCGACGAGCTTCTCGCTGAAGTGGCTCACCCCGCCGGTGAACTTGAACGTCGCCATCGCGCGGCGCAGCTGGTCAGCCTCGGCCGGCGTGAACCCGGCGCCGACGATCGCCACCTTCATCGCCTGTTCCTGGAAGAGCGGCACACCCAGCGTCTTCTCGAGCACCGCGCGCAGCTCGGGGCGCGGGTATTCCGGCTTCTCCAGCCCCTCGCGACGGCGGAGGTACGGGTGAACCATGTCACCCTGGATCGGTCCCGGTCGCACGATCGCGACCTGGATGACGAGGTCATAGAAGCGGCGCGGCTTCATCCGCGGCAACATCGACATCTGCGCGCGGCTTTCGATCTGGAAGGTACCGAGCGTATCCGCCTTCTGAATCATGGCGTAGACCGATGGATCGTCGTCCTGGAGATCGGCCATGCCGACCCGCACGCCTTTCGACTCCTCCAGCAGATTGAAGGCCCGGTTCATGCAGCCGAGCATGCCGAGACCGAGCACGTCGACCTTCATGAACTTCAGGGCATCGATGTCGTCCTTGTCCCATTCGATGATTTGGCGGTCTTCCATCGCAGCGGGTTCGATCGGCACGAGGTCGTCGAGCCTGTCGTGCGTCAGGACGAAGCCGCCAGGGTGCTGCGACATGTGGCGGGGCACCCCGATCAGCTTGCGTGCGAGATCGAGCGTCAGCCGGAGACGCCGGTCGGCGATGTCGAGGTTCAGCTCGTTGACCTGCTTCTCGCCGACCCCTTCCGCGGACCAGCCCCAGACGAGGCCCGCGAGCGAGGAGGTCAAGTCCTCCGGCAGGCCCATCGCCTTGCCGACGTCTCGCACCGCGCCGCGCGCACGGTAGCGCTGGACGACTGCGGTCAGCGCCGACCGGTCGCGGCCGTAGGTTTCGTAGATCCACTGGATAATCTCTTCGCGCCGCTCGTGCTCAAAGTCGACGTCGATGTCGGGCGGCTCGCGGCGTTCGCCCGATACGAACCGCTCGAACAACAGCTCGTGCTTGATCGGATCGATCGAGGTGACCTCGAGCACGAAGCAGACGCAGCTGTTCGCCGCTGAGCCCCGTCCCTGACAGAGAATGCCGCGGCGGCGCGCCTCGCGGACGATGGCGTAGACGGTGAGGAAGTAGGGAGCGTAGCCGAGCTCGCCGATGAGCCGCAGCTCGTGCGTTATCTGATCGGCGTAGGCAGTCGGCACCGCGCCTTCGAACATGCGGGCGACTGCCTCGTTCGCCAGCTTCTCGAGCGCCCCCTGGGCGGTCAGTCCCTCGACCAGCCGCTCATGCGGATACTGGTAGGCGAGTTCGCCGAGATCGAAGGTGCAGGCGCGGGCGATGTCGACGCTGGCCCGCAGCGCGTCGGGATAAGCCCTGAACCGCCGCACCATCTCGGCCGGCGGCTTCAGCGCGCGGTCGGCGTTGACCTCGCGCCGGTAGCCCAGCTCGTCGACGGTGCACTTCTCGCGCACCGCCGTCACCACGTCCTGGAGCAGGCGAACCTCGGGCGCGTGGTAGAGCACGTCGCCGGTCACGACGGCGCGGACGCTTGCCTCGCCTGCTTGCCGGGCGAGGGCGTCGATGCGAACCGCGTCGTTCGGTCTTCGCCGCTGGAACAGCGCCATGTAGCCGCGCCGGCCGAACACCGTCTTCAGGTCGGCGAGCGCGACACGGTTCTCGGCATCCGCCTCGTGCGGCAGCAGGATGGCGATCAGCCCCTCCGACCAGGGCTGGAGATCGTGCCAGTGGAGAAGGCACCCGCCCTTCCCTGCCCGCTTCTTGCCGACGGTGAGGAGCCGTGTGAGCCGCGACCAGGCGGGACGATCGGTCGGATAGAGGAGCAGCCGCCGGCCGCAGGAGAGATCGACCCGCGCGCCCGCAATCGAGCGCACGCCGGTCGCCTTCTGCGCCTCCCAGGCGCGGACCACGCCCGCGACGGTGCCGATGTCGCCAACGCCGAGCGCGGGGTAGCCGAGAAGCGCCGCCGCCGCGAACAACTCCTCCGCGCTCGATGCGCCGCGGAGCAGCGAGAAGTGGGTGAGCATTTGCAGCTCGACATAGTCGGTCATGCGAACACGCCGTGTATCCACCAGCTGAGATCGCCGGTCGTCTCCTCGACCGCATCGCCGCGGCGGAACACCCAGTAGCGACCGCCATGCTCGTCCTCGACGCGGTAGTAGTCCCGCACCGCCCAGACCTCGGCATCGCGGCGCCACCACTCGCCATGGATGCGCTCGGGCCCATCGCCGGCGACGATCGCGTGCGTCCGCCCCCGCCACTCGAAGCGACGCGGCGGCTGGTCGGGCAGCAGCGCGATCACCCGCGACAGCGGTTCCGGACGCGCGAACAGGCGGATGGGACGCTGCCAGTCGGGCCATGTTCCGGGCACCATCACCGGGTCGGAGCGGGTGACGGCCCGTTCCGGCACATGGCTGTCGACGGGAGCGTTCCGGTAGACCGAGCGCGCGCCGATCCGCCCGGCGACGACGTCGACCAGCCGGGCGGGATCGCGCACGAGCGTGTCGCCGGCGAGGACCGCGCCGAGGTCGACCGCATCGAGCGGCTCGGTATGCGGCGCGATCAGCCGGAACTGCTCCAGTCCCATGCCAGGATCGATCCGCTCGATGCGCAGCTTCATGAGACGAAGGAGGTGTGAGATCTCGCGCGTCGGCCGGGACGTTCCGATCGCCACCACCTGCTCGCCACCGTCGACGCGCAGCCCGACGAGGCGCAGCGACCGGGCGCCGAGACCCCGCCGCTGCAGGACCTCTGCGAGATCACCGAGGAGGTCTGCCATGACCTGCTCGATGGCCTCCGCCGTGCCGATCGGTTCGAGCAGCCGCCGTTCGGCCATCGGCACCTCCGGGTCGTCGCGCGGTGTGATCGGCTCGGCCACCGCGCCGAGCGCCTGATCCAGCCGCTTAATTGCGGCAAGCCCCAGACGGCGTGCCAGCGGCCCGCGTGCGACCGGCAGCAGGTCCGCGATCCGCTCGAAGCCGAACTTGCGCGCGGCTTCTAGCGGAGAGGGCGGGAGCCGCAGCGCGGCGACCGGCAGAGGCGCGATCGCGGCGGCCGTGTCCCCTGCCTCGACGCGGATCAGGTCTGCCCGCCCGTATCGCGCCAGTGCATGGGCGGCGCCCGGCGTGTCCGCGACCGCGACTCGTCCAGTGAAGCCTGCGCGACGGCACAAGGCGAGCAGCCGCCGACAGAAGCGCTCCTCGCCGCCGTGCAGGTGATCGCAGCCGGCGAGGTCGAGTAAGAGGCCGTCGTTCGGCGACACGGCGGCGATCGGCGACCATCGCCGCACAGCGAGCAGCGCCAGCCGGTCGAGCAGCGCGGCGTCCGCGGCGGGCTCCGCGGGGCGGACGTCGAGATCGGACACGAGTGCGCGCGCGTGGGTAACGGCCATGCCGACGTGGATGCCGAGACCGACCGCTGCTGGGCAGGCGGCAACCACCTCCTCGCGTCGACCGACCTTGTCGATCAGCGCGAGCGGCGCATGCGCGACGTCTGGAACCAGGGTCGTAGCCACGGTCCGGGGCAACGCTAAGCGTCCCTTGAACGGATGGTCGGCTGCTTCGGAACGCCGCCCCAGCTCGCGCATAGGCGGCCGCGCATGCGCTGGCAGCGCCGCGATATCGCCTTGCACGTTCACGCGTGTCGGCATGCTTCGTGCCCAGCGCGCGCCCGGCCGCCAGTTGCCGCCGCGCGGGACGGAGCAGGCACCGGGATCGTCGTCGACGGGGATTTCGAGCGGCGGGCGGTCAGGCTGCCGCGACGCGGACCGTTCCTGCCGTCTCAGCCGCTCGATGGCCAAGTGCGGCAGGAACAGCGAGACGACCCGTCCCATCGCTGCCCTCCACGATCAGAGAAAAAGGTTCGCCCCCGCGCTGACGGGCGAGTTCGACGAGCCAGCGCGACCGTCCGACGCCCGCGACGCCGAACCGTGCCGACGGTGCGCTGCCGACCCGCCAGCGCGTCCACGCCGCGGACGGCTCGTCGAGCGGATCACGCTCGCGCGACCGCCGGCGTCGGAGCAGCAGCACCGGCATGTCGGCATCCGCCGCCACGAGCTGCAGCCGCCTGGTGGCGACCATCGACACCTTGCCGACCTCCGCGACGATCGCCGAGGGCGTGCCATCGCGAACCGCATCCTCGACGACGGCGAGCAGCGCCGCATCGTCATGGGGCTGCGCGTGGATCACGTTTGCCGCCGGCAGTCCTGCCTGAGCGAGTCCGGGCGCATACAGATCGGTGCGGCAGCTCGCCCACAGCACCGGTCCGCCCAGCGCCGCCGCCTCTCGCGCGGCAATACCGGCCAGGAAGAGCGTCGCCGCCGCCTCGTCGGCCAGCGAAGCGCTGAGCGCCGCCGCCTCGTGCAACGCACCTGCCCGAAGCCCTCCTCCCCCGAGTCGCCGATCGAGTTGCTCGATGCCGAACGGCAGGATGCGATGGTCGGTGACCGGCGTCGCGATCGTCCGCAGCTGAGCTATGGTCGCGGGTAGATGTTGGATAGCAGCAGGCATGGGAATTTAAACTCGGGTTGTTCCCTTTATGTTCCAGCGTTGAGTCCGATTGGTCAAGTCGTAAACGGGCTCTGGCGCAGCGAACCGTCGCTGAAGTTTGCCGATGTGTCCGAGCGGAGCGGACGGTTACAGCGGAGCGTGAATTAGGCGGTTGCCTGTCGCTTCAATCCCGCATTTGCATCGTCGGATCGCTTGCGAGCCGCAGGCGTGCTCGCCAGGCATCGTTCCAGTCGTCTTGGTTTTCCGGCACCCGGCTGACGAGTTCGCGACCGTTCGCGGTCAGGTGTTCACGCGCTTTCTCCAATAGTCGCTCCGCGGCTCGGCCTCGATCACCATAGACGATGACACGCCGTACCTTCTCAGGGATTGCAACGAAGGCAAGCCGCTCGACGCCGCCGAGCGCCCATGTCGGTGTACCGAACCAAGCCATCGCCGAGAGCGCGTCCTCGACACCCTCCGCGAGACCGAGTTCATCCGTCGCCGGAGCCAGTCGGATCGCAGCTACCCCGAGCAGACCCAAGGCGGCCTTTGGCTTGGGGATCGGCTTCTGGAGCACGTTCGTCGGGTGGAGAAAGGTTCGCTGTACGGCGACGATGCCGACATCGTTTTCGACAGCCGCGATAAGCGCCGGCATGACCCGCCTGGCGCTGCCAGCGCCCAAAATGGTTTCCGAGTTGAAGCGCAAGGCCCTCGAAAAGGGCGGCGAAAGCCCCCGAGCGATAAGGTACTCCTCGGCAAGCGTGCCGGCGATCGGTCTGCTTGCCCGCCACAGGCGAACAGCCAACGCCCCCATGTCACGCTTGGGCGTGTCTGTCGGCATCACCACGGCGCTGCGATCGTGAAGCCGATTGCGCTGAAGGGCCTTCATGACCTCGACGGGCGTACAGCCAGCGAAACAGTGGAAGAGGATCGCCGTATCGCCGAGCCGGACGGAGAGGCTCGGTGTTGAATCATCATGTGCGGGACAGCGGCACTCGCCGCGCGTACCGTGCCACACCCCGCCGAGCTGCTCGACGATGGCCTGAGCGCGAGACGAGGCATCAAGCGGAAGTCGCGCCATCGCCATTGTTCCGTGGGTTTGATGGAAATCGAGCAATGGAGCCTCCGGACAGTACCAAATATCCGGACGGCAACCTCGCCTCTCCTGCCGAGCGCAGGCTGACGAGACGCGAGGAAACAAGCTGGTCGCTGGTGCCCTGCGGAAGAACGAGGGCGCCGTTGCGGTCCGCCCTCCCACGTCTCCACTGGTTGGAACACAATCTACTCGAAAGCACGAACGGGCAGTGCGCGCATTTCGGAGGCGGCCACAGTCGAGCCGACGTTAGGTGTAGCGGCCGGTAAAAAGGTCGCCCAGCGCACGCCGACGAAAGGCATTCCACCATCGACGTCGACGATGTTCCGGAGCGTCGTGGATCATATGGCACCGGGGGCACAGCGCAGCGAGGTTGCGCCATCGCGGTCCGCTGAACGTCGGGTCGTGGTTGAGGTGAGCGGTAGCGAGATAGACAGGTCTGCGGGTCATGCGGATCGCATCGAGCGAAACGAACGAGGGTGGCTGTCGAAGCCGCCGGCCGGTACCGTCGCGCCAGGCGCGGATCTCGGCGTCCCACCACACCCCTGCCGTACCAGCTAGCTGCGCGACCCGCCGGCCATGAGGTCGCTGGCAGTGCTCGCAGCGGCCGCCCGCACGCTTGAAGCGGACGATCCTGCTGATTTCGGGCCAATCGATCGGATACAGCCAGCGATGTTCCGGACGGATCGGCATGAGGAGACTCTGATTCATCCGACATCGGAACGAAAGGAGAAAATTGCCTGTACGATGAAGATGAGATCATTATTCGGCTGTCCGCAACAGATGCGGGCTTCACGCCGGTCCGGGAGAGCGCGCCGCTGAAGCGGGCGATTTGGTCCGCCAGAACGGCATGCCGCCGCGAGAGCGGGGAGGAGGTGCCTCTACAGTTCCGAAAGCCGCTCACCGTCATGATCAACTCTCCTCGCCATCGCTCTTCGAGAGCACCGAAAACGTGTCGGCGATCAGCTCGGTGCGGTACGCGACGTCACTGGCTTCACCATGGCTGCGCTCCCGGACGCGACCGGTGACGTGTACCAAATCCCCTTTCGCTGCGGCTTCGATCTGCTGCGTCACGTTCGAGAAGCAGACGACACTGTTCCAATAGGTGTCCTTCTTCCAATCGTCTCCATCTCGACGATTGTAGTTGGCGGCGACGCTGACATAGGTCACCCGCTCGCGGGTCGTGATTTTTCCGATCCTCCCGATGATACGGAATTCGGCGATATTCTGTGGCATCGTTCACTCCTTTTTCTGGAAGTCCAAATTGTCGGCAGATGCGCCGCGTGACGAATCCGATAGGGTTTCGTCGGAGTGAAATTGGTACCGCGCCACGTTTTCGCGCGTCGCATAGATGGCATAGGCCTGCGTCCAGTCGCGGCTTATCGCCTGCTGCGCGATCCGCAGCGGTAGGCGGTGTTCGCACACCAATCGCCACAAGACGTAGGCAAGCTTGTTCTTGTCGGCGGCATTGGCCCGCCCCCGGCGGGGCTGAAGCCAGAGATTGCGCCTGTCGAACGGCGCGCCGCCGATGGAGATCGGGATCAGATGGTCGAGTTCGTAGTCGGCCATGCGCTGCCCGGGATATTGCAGATTCATCAGACGCCGCTTGAACGGCGCAGAGATCTCGAGCGCTGGCCGGGCCCTGCCAGCATAGCCAGGCCGACAGATCGTCGTATCAATCGTCGCCTGTGTAATAGCGGGATCGATTGCTCCCGGTGTCTGCGGCGGCGGGAGGATGTTGCCGTGGTTCGGCTGCAAAATGGGGTCGCGAAATGCTGCAGCGAGGCCAATTACCGCGGCGCAGAACCGAGCGTCGCTCGCGCTTGGGCAGGATTGGCCATCCTGACCTGTCGCAACGCTCCGAAAGGCTGATGATCCATGCCAGTGTGCGACCGCCACGATGAAGAAAAGCCCGCCGAATAGCGCACGGAACCTCATCTGCGATTTTCCGGTATGGTCACCTCGAACTCACAGAACTTGGCTCGCACGGTCTCGACCTCGTCATGACGTGTCGTCGTCGGCTTTGAAGCGGGATCGCCTTCATCTGATTATTGAGCGGCATAGAATGGCGAAACGGCCTAGGACAAGGCAAGACTTCATTTGCTCCAGATTTCCCTTAATTTCATTCCAAGATAGACGTTGTTGCAACGTCCGCCATTACTTAAGCTGTTAATATGGATGCCATTTAGTTTATTGGCTATCCGTTCCGAGTGGTCAATGGCGGGACATCATCAGTGCTTCCGGCGAGTATTGTAGCAAAGGCGGTACAACTCTGTGCGATGGGGCTAAACGCAGCCGGAGCACCGGGGCCGTTTGCGATCGGAGTTCGTACGGGTGCGGTCCTTACCCGGGTGCCCGCCAACCAAGCCGAGGCGGAGGCAACGATCCGCGACCTGCTCGCGCTCGGCGCTGACTTCGAGGCTGGTCCGCTTCGCATTAACGGTCGGGATTTCTCGACCTTCAAGATCACGCCGGCATCGGTTTTCGACCCGTGCGCGCTGGCGCACACCGGCGAAGCGAGTGATCGCATCGTCGATAACGGCGGCGCCGAGGTCTCGAGCGTCAGCGCTTTGCTGCGTCGGACCTTCGATGCCCGCATCACCAACACGATCCGGCCCATGAACGCGAGCTACGGTGCTCGCTACAGTTGGCACAAGTTCGGCCAAGCGATCGACTTCGTGCCTGCGGCCGGCGTCGGCTCGATCACCCGTGCGCAGCTCAGGTCAGTGATGGAAGCGAGCGGCTTCCAGGTCATCGAACTCCTTGGCCCAGGCGACCGCGGCCATTCAAACCACTGGCACCTCGCATTCGCTCGCTCGGGGCAGGTCATCGATCAGCCTCGCCGGGTAGAGGACGATGAGGAGTGGATGATCAATGTCGCCGGTGCCGGCCCCGGTGCCGCTCGCGTGCTCCAGGAGGGCGCGGCACCAGCTCTTACGGCAGGGCTGGGCCTTCAGACCTCTGCGACGGCGCCTCCGCAGTGGGACGTCTTCGCAGCGGCCGAATGGCGCGCAAACCAACGAGGTGGTTCATGATCCGACAGGCTTCGAGGAAGCTTGCAGGAGTGGCGGGCGCTCTCGAGTTCCCGATCGCAGGCGTGTTGGCACTCGCGATTCCGCAGCCTGCGTACGCATCGGATTGGGGATGCCAGGTGATCCTGTGTCTCGCTACGCCGGGATCGCCCACAACCTATGCCGCGTGCGTGCCTCCGATCACGAAGTTATGGAACGTCCTTGCCCTGGGCGGCTCGTTCCCGACCTGCACCGGCGTTGGCATCCGCACGAGGTCGGTCAGGCACGGCTATGACCTGACGATCACGCAAGCAGATGGCTCGGCGTCACGCTACGCGCTCGACACGCGGACCCAGACGGTGCTCCCACAGTGATCTACGACGTGCCCGCCATCGTCGCGTTGGCGAAAGCGTGCGCACCGGCGATCGCAACTGAGGCGGTCGTTCCCCTCGTCCTGACGGAAAGCGGCGGCGATCCTCTGCAGATCAATGTTAACAAGGGTCCGCGGGTCCGTGCTCGGTCGAGCACGGAGGGCGCAGCCATCGTGCGGCGCTACATGGCGGCCGGATATACCGTCGACATCGGCCTTGCGCAGATCAACTCGGCCAATCTCTCTCGTCTAGGTGTGACGGTCGAGCAGGCGTTCGAGCCGTGCACCAACATCAGTCTCGCTTCCAGCGTCCTACAAGCCAACTTCGACGCTGCGAGCCGCTACTATGACGGGCTCGACGCAATCTCAGCCACCTACTCGCTCTACAACACGGGCACGATGACGCGCGGGATGCGGAACGGTTACGTGGGCCGCGTCTGGTCCCGGGCCCTTTCATTGGGGTCGATCCCGGCGGCCCCTGCCTTGCCGGTTGCACCGCTGCGGATTGCTACGACGACCGTGGCTGCAAAGCCTATGTCCCGGTCCGACGACTGGGTCGTGGGTCAGGTCGACGCGAACGAGATCGAGGTGTTCAAGTGAGCACCGAGAACAGCGTCTCGCGCGGGCAGCCCGAGGTCGAGCAGCAACGCCCGTCGACCGAGTTCGCAATCCCTCCCGACATCGCGGATCGCTACGAAGTCCGCGCTGTCGACGCGCCGGAGGGCCAGCAGCGCTTCGGTCTCTTCCGGCCCGGGCAACGCGACGCACCATTCATCGAGATCGCCGATGGGGGCAAGGCCAGCCGGATCGTCGCGCGCGCCGAGGATGCGGAGACGATCCAGGCGTTGGTCAAGATCGCGCAGTTCAACGGTTGGGACCGGATCGACGTCGATGGCTCGCCGAATTTTCGAAAGGCGGTCTGGGCGGCGGCTACCCGATCCGGCCTCGAGGTCAACGGATACGAGCCGTCGTTCATCGAGCAGGAGAAGTCCGCGACTGCTCGTCGGGAGGACATCGCGAGACGCGATCTGACGCCTGCGACGCCGGCGCCCGATGAGATGAAGCGATCACCCGGTACGGCCGTGCAAGCGGTGACTCCCCTTGCAGAGGTTACTGAGAAGAAAGGGACCCCTTCGGAGGACGTCGGCTTGGCAGATGCCGACAGCCGGCTTTTGCTCAAGATCAGCGCGCTCACTGCGGATCGAACGGCCCTCCACGACGCCTTACCGGGTGCGACCAACGCCCTCGTCCGTGAGGTGCAGCACGAGCGGATCGACGAGAATGGAAGTGCACTGGGCGTCGCGCTCGACCGCGCCTTGGCAAGCCCGGCGGTAGTGGAGGCGTTCGGACGGGCCGGCTACGAACCCGAGGCGCTGCGGGAACTGGGGCGGGCGGAGAAGTGGGATACGGAGGTCGCGACCGCGGTCTCTCTCGCGCGCTCCGGCTCTCGTCGCGACACATTGACGCGCGACACGGACGCGCCCCCGACGGGGATCGCCACGCTTGTCGCCGATAGGGGCCACGCAGAGAAGCCCGACAGGCCCACCCCGTCGGATGATCGGCTTCAACCCGAGCAGCCCGGGACGGCTACCGACCCGGACGCAAGCTCGGCGGTGCTGCGCCGACGCGAGGGCGACGAACTCGCCGAACTCTTCCTGCACGGGACGGAAGGAAGCGCCGGAACCGACCCCCGCCTTGCCGGTGCGATGCAGGCACAGCGCGTGATGGAGCAGCATATCGGCAAGGTGTTCGAGGGTGACGCGATGAGCATGGCCTCCGCGAACCTGGAAAGCCGGCACATGATCTCAGACGCGCTGCGGCGCGGCCTCGATGTCTCCGTGCGTGAGCCAACACACGTTCGGCAGATCGAGCCGATCCAGACCCGTCCCGATCTTGAGCGATAGACCATGGAGGTTCGTATGCATTTCACACCGACGGCCGGCAGGATGATGTCGGATCAGCGTGCTCGCCAGCTAGTCGGCATCGCCGGCATGTTGGCGCTCGTCGCGATCGCGCAACCCGCGCTCGCACAGAGCAGCGGGACAGCTATTCAGAGTGGCCTCAACACCATCAAGGACTGGATGGTGACGATCGCGTCGGTTGTCGGGGTGATCGCCGTCATGGCCGTCGGCTATGCCAAGCTGACCGGCCGAATGGATTGGGGCCGCGCCGTCACGGTGCTGATCGGTATCGGCATCATCTTTTCGGCGACGACGATCGTCGGCTGGATGAGCACGGGTGGCTGAGGCCGAGAAGCTTGCAGAAGACAAGGTCTTCCTGGCGATGACCAGACCGTCCGTTTTCATGGGGCTTCCGCTCGAAGCCGTCCTGCCGATCATCATGATCTGCATGGTTCTCTGGGGAATCATGCACAATCCCTTCTACCCGCTGGCGCTGTTCGGCGCTCTGTACTTCCCGGCGCGAATGGTCGTTCACTACGACTACAATGCTTTCCGGTTATGGGGCTTATGGTTTCAGACGGTCTTTGTATCGCGAAACCGCAAGTTCTGGGGTGGTGGGAGTTACTCGCCCGTACGCCTCGGCAAGGGCGTGAAGCGGAAGCGGTTCGGCAATGACTGACCCCGCGCTGAAGCATAAGGCGATTGCGCTCAGGGAAGCCGATGACATCAAATTCATCCCCTATACGCGGCACATCGATGACACGCTGGTCGCACTGGAGGACGGGTCGCTCATGCGAATGTACCGTGTCGAGGGACGGCCGTTCGAAACCAGCGACACCACCGACCTCAATACCTGGCACAACAAGCTGAACATCGCGTGGCGGTCGATCGGGGACGACCGCGTGGCATTGTGGACGCATCTCGTCCGCACCGAGACGGATCCGAACCTCGGCGGTGACTTTCACTCCGACTTCGCGCGGACGCTTCAGAACCATTATGCGGACAAGCTGCGGGAGACGGTCCTCTACCATAACGAATTCTACGTCACGATCATCGTGCGCCCGTCGAACATGGCCGGCGATCAGGTAACGCGGTGGTTCGGCGCGCGCCGCCCGAGTGGCGAGACCGACGACCGAGCCATGGCCATCATGGCGGACAAGTGCCGAGATTTCGAATCGCTCCTGGTCGACGCTGCTCCCGACCGGCTGTCGCTGTACGAGCACGACGGCATCCTGTTCTCGAAGCCGATGGAAGTGCTGCACTTTATCCTTACCGGCGACCGTGTCCGCATCCCGCTCGTGGACGGACGTCTCGGGCAGGCTCTCTACCAGTCGCGGATAGTCTTCGGGCGCGAAGCGGCCGAGATCCGCCTTCCTCACAAATCGCAATTCGTCGGCATGTTCGGGGTGCGCGAGTACGTTGCCAGCACGCGACCCGGGCAGTTCAACAGCCTGCTCAAGCTCGACTTCCCGTTCGTGCTGACTCAGAGCTTCGCACCGCTCGTGAAGTCTGTCGCCAGCGAACGCTTCTCGAAAAAATACCGGCAGATGACGTCCTCGGACGATGCCGGAGTCAGTCAGGCGCTGGAACTGCTCGATGGGCAGGACGAGCTGATGGCGAACCGCTTCGTCATGGGGGAACACCATCTTTCGATCTCGGTCATCGACGACGATCCGAAGCGTCTCCTCGATCACCTCTCCATCGCCCGATCGGCCGCTGCGGACACGGGCATGGTGATGGCGCGCGAAGACGTCGCGCTGGAGGCAGCCTTTTGGGCGCAGCTTCCGGGCAACTTTCGGATGCGGGCACGGCCGGCCGTTCTCAACAGCCGCAATTTCGCGGCGCTCAGCCCTTTTTATACGTTTCCCGCTCTACGGAAGAACGGCAACCACTGGGGCGATGCAGTCACGCTGCTCAAGACGCGCGCAGGCTCGTCCTTCTGGTTCAACTTCCACCGTGCCGACATCGGACACACGCTCATCATCGGACCGACCGGGGGCGGAAAGAC
This window harbors:
- a CDS encoding muramidase, which encodes MPANQAEAEATIRDLLALGADFEAGPLRINGRDFSTFKITPASVFDPCALAHTGEASDRIVDNGGAEVSSVSALLRRTFDARITNTIRPMNASYGARYSWHKFGQAIDFVPAAGVGSITRAQLRSVMEASGFQVIELLGPGDRGHSNHWHLAFARSGQVIDQPRRVEDDEEWMINVAGAGPGAARVLQEGAAPALTAGLGLQTSATAPPQWDVFAAAEWRANQRGGS
- a CDS encoding lytic transglycosylase domain-containing protein, with the protein product MIYDVPAIVALAKACAPAIATEAVVPLVLTESGGDPLQINVNKGPRVRARSSTEGAAIVRRYMAAGYTVDIGLAQINSANLSRLGVTVEQAFEPCTNISLASSVLQANFDAASRYYDGLDAISATYSLYNTGTMTRGMRNGYVGRVWSRALSLGSIPAAPALPVAPLRIATTTVAAKPMSRSDDWVVGQVDANEIEVFK
- a CDS encoding LPD7 domain-containing protein, producing the protein MSTENSVSRGQPEVEQQRPSTEFAIPPDIADRYEVRAVDAPEGQQRFGLFRPGQRDAPFIEIADGGKASRIVARAEDAETIQALVKIAQFNGWDRIDVDGSPNFRKAVWAAATRSGLEVNGYEPSFIEQEKSATARREDIARRDLTPATPAPDEMKRSPGTAVQAVTPLAEVTEKKGTPSEDVGLADADSRLLLKISALTADRTALHDALPGATNALVREVQHERIDENGSALGVALDRALASPAVVEAFGRAGYEPEALRELGRAEKWDTEVATAVSLARSGSRRDTLTRDTDAPPTGIATLVADRGHAEKPDRPTPSDDRLQPEQPGTATDPDASSAVLRRREGDELAELFLHGTEGSAGTDPRLAGAMQAQRVMEQHIGKVFEGDAMSMASANLESRHMISDALRRGLDVSVREPTHVRQIEPIQTRPDLER
- a CDS encoding TrbC/VirB2 family protein, encoding MHFTPTAGRMMSDQRARQLVGIAGMLALVAIAQPALAQSSGTAIQSGLNTIKDWMVTIASVVGVIAVMAVGYAKLTGRMDWGRAVTVLIGIGIIFSATTIVGWMSTGG
- a CDS encoding type IV secretion system protein VirB3, producing MAEAEKLAEDKVFLAMTRPSVFMGLPLEAVLPIIMICMVLWGIMHNPFYPLALFGALYFPARMVVHYDYNAFRLWGLWFQTVFVSRNRKFWGGGSYSPVRLGKGVKRKRFGND
- a CDS encoding VirB4 family type IV secretion/conjugal transfer ATPase, which encodes MTDPALKHKAIALREADDIKFIPYTRHIDDTLVALEDGSLMRMYRVEGRPFETSDTTDLNTWHNKLNIAWRSIGDDRVALWTHLVRTETDPNLGGDFHSDFARTLQNHYADKLRETVLYHNEFYVTIIVRPSNMAGDQVTRWFGARRPSGETDDRAMAIMADKCRDFESLLVDAAPDRLSLYEHDGILFSKPMEVLHFILTGDRVRIPLVDGRLGQALYQSRIVFGREAAEIRLPHKSQFVGMFGVREYVASTRPGQFNSLLKLDFPFVLTQSFAPLVKSVASERFSKKYRQMTSSDDAGVSQALELLDGQDELMANRFVMGEHHLSISVIDDDPKRLLDHLSIARSAAADTGMVMAREDVALEAAFWAQLPGNFRMRARPAVLNSRNFAALSPFYTFPALRKNGNHWGDAVTLLKTRAGSSFWFNFHRADIGHTLIIGPTGGGKTVLQNFLQAQLEKTGAKQVFFDKDRGAEIFVRACGGTYLTLRNGQPTGFAPLKGLAPNAYNIAFLRQFIRVLVRRESRPLSVSEERLIDEGIDAVMRLPAHARSFGALREMLGYADAEGIGARLERWCQGGALGWAFDGPEDEVSMAARFVGFDMTQFLENPEIRTPAMLYLFHRVDELLDGQRVVVDIDEFWKALQDDAFRAFAQDGLKTFRKRNAFMVFGTQSPADALRSPIAHSIIEQTATKILLPNADAKRSDYCDGLGLTDAEYRLIRDDLTPESRCFLVKQGQTSIVAKLDLGGMPNELKVLSGREETLVAMEEAIAIAGSHPTAWLPAFYANQRRS